A single Halobacteriovorax vibrionivorans DNA region contains:
- a CDS encoding ferredoxin, producing the protein MNTTLIALAIALLVVTGMIVQLGILSLLSGAFFFLFGKSKLDVLKASDDESFAFGYRWNNSREPAKFNHVVVRLFNPFGKKTQVTVSSDYAAQDSDFAVEVKFGPAFKDILDIENLDSATVEVEIKSKEGITQSRQMKARKFIEAYRGATQTVEEFNGEFGYEKPKKFYHQTSRSFIADPIPEGNIPVGLRISANPQFAGEFAGNGGGDAAAQENFAVSKVWIEEGCIVCNACEGIYPEVFEVTDTNCIIRPDAPLDNGLLILEAAEACPTEVIKFEKA; encoded by the coding sequence GTGAATACTACTTTAATTGCACTAGCTATTGCATTATTAGTTGTAACAGGGATGATTGTCCAACTTGGTATTTTAAGCCTTCTTTCAGGTGCTTTTTTCTTTCTATTTGGAAAGTCAAAATTAGATGTATTAAAAGCTTCTGATGATGAGAGCTTTGCTTTCGGTTACCGTTGGAATAATTCAAGAGAGCCAGCAAAGTTTAACCATGTTGTGGTTAGATTATTTAACCCATTTGGTAAGAAAACACAGGTAACAGTTTCAAGTGATTATGCTGCACAAGACTCAGACTTCGCAGTAGAAGTTAAATTTGGACCTGCTTTCAAAGATATTTTAGATATTGAAAACCTAGACTCTGCAACTGTTGAAGTTGAGATTAAGTCTAAAGAAGGTATTACTCAATCACGTCAAATGAAGGCGCGTAAGTTTATTGAAGCTTATCGTGGAGCAACTCAGACTGTAGAAGAGTTTAATGGAGAGTTTGGATATGAGAAGCCTAAGAAGTTTTATCATCAAACTTCTCGTTCATTTATTGCAGATCCTATTCCTGAAGGAAATATTCCAGTAGGACTAAGAATTTCTGCTAACCCACAATTTGCTGGTGAGTTTGCTGGTAACGGTGGTGGAGATGCTGCTGCTCAAGAGAATTTTGCAGTATCTAAAGTTTGGATTGAAGAGGGGTGTATCGTTTGTAATGCTTGTGAAGGTATTTACCCAGAAGTATTCGAAGTTACTGATACAAATTGTATTATTCGTCCAGATGCTCCTCTTGATAATGGACTTCTAATTCTCGAAGCTGCTGAAGCTTGTCCAACTGAAGTTATCAAGTTCGAAAAAGCATAA